A window from Drosophila nasuta strain 15112-1781.00 chromosome 3, ASM2355853v1, whole genome shotgun sequence encodes these proteins:
- the LOC132790906 gene encoding glyceraldehyde-3-phosphate dehydrogenase, whose translation MSGIGINGFGRIGRIFLREALRRKDVQVVAVNDPAMDPKYMAYMLRYDSVHGIFNQKISLEGDQLVINGKKMQVTFEADPKKLCWTEKGVHTVVECTGRFTTIKACQDHLDAGAKKVVISAPSADAPMFVCGVNLDKYKPEMKVISNASCTTNCLAPIAKVVHENFEIVEGLMTTVHACTATQLILDGSSRKAWRDGRSGMVNIIPASTGAAKAVGKVIPDLNGKLTGMAFRVPVPNVSVVDLTCRLGCAAKMDQIKEVIKAAAKDEMENILGYTEDEVVSSDFNGSRFASVFDAKASISLNDNFVKLISWYDNETGYSCRLLDLVIFSQMMDKCSEDEKKRKAEKGKDSKCKK comes from the coding sequence ATGTCTGGTATTGGTATTAACGGTTTTGGACGCATTGGCCGCATATTTTTGCGTGAGGCTCTTCGGCGAAAGGACGTTCAGGTGGTCGCAGTAAATGATCCAGCCATGGATCCCAAATACATGGCCTATATGCTGCGATATGACTCCGTTCATGGTATTTTCAATCAGAAGATTTCACTTGAAGGCGATCAGTTGGTGATAAATGGTAAGAAAATGCAAGTGACCTTTGAGGCGGACCCAAAGAAACTCTGCTGGACAGAAAAGGGTGTGCACACTGTTGTCGAGTGCACGGGACGATTTACCACTATCAAAGCGTGCCAGGATCATCTGGATGCCGGTGCCAAAAAAGTTGTTATATCGGCTCCATCCGCCGATGCACCTATGTTTGTTTGCGGCGTTAATCTGGACAAATACAAGCCTGAGATGAAGGTTATATCGAATGCATCTTGCACAACCAATTGTCTCGCCCCAATTGCCAAGGTTGTGCACgaaaatttcgaaattgtCGAAGGTCTTATGACGACAGTTCATGCGTGCACGGCCACGCAGCTGATACTTGATGGTTCCAGTAGAAAAGCCTGGCGTGATGGTCGAAGTGGCATGGTGAACATAATTCCCGCCAGCACAGGCGCCGCCAAGGCTGTTGGTAAAGTGATTCCCGATCTAAATGGTAAACTAACTGGCATGGCTTTTCGAGTTCCTGTCCCAAATGTTTCTGTCGTGGATTTAACATGTCGTCTGGGCTGTGCAGCTAAGATGGATCAAATCAAAGAGGTTATTAAAGCAGCTGCAAAGGATGAAATGGAGAATATACTGGGATACACAGAGGACGAAGTGGTGTCGAGCGACTTCAATGGATCGCGTTTTGCTTCCGTTTTTGACGCCAAAGCGTCTATATCGCTAAACGATAATTTTGTAAAACTGATAAGCTGGTATGATAACGAGACTGGATACTCATGTCGCCTCTTAGATTTAGTTATTTTCTCTCAAATGATGGACAAGTGTTCCGAAGATGAAAAGAAGCGAAAAGCCGAGAAGGGGAAAGACTCTAAATGCAAGAAGTGA
- the LOC132790908 gene encoding protein C1orf43 homolog, whose product MEQLSGVMIIIIIGGGVLTCVMLFIFAKRQIMRFTLRSRRGPHVAVGTDAKKGLRREIERRLDCIQKIAQEPKLLWTDTDKYIVQPEQESNLPPYYYRMKAVDDVKLLESEIARADGSSRHAHESLRAFLLTTLSVTLNGTGQRIIHQFCDTYEHARHDPNEFGKDEYEAYHHLLLKLMEAAKQLKNYNSRKASPARTPRKQKMHSLLDPARLRPPPAVEPPSNELAAGQHAKVNMTLGLQGDELVAAELATNPLHLQAPAERDLIIRNRIKTPTLDDIDVDGTDQQQGSDTAASNTDNEIMSISSVQFQRNSSVV is encoded by the exons ATGGAGCAGCTATCGGGTGTTATGATAATTATCATAATTGGCGGCGGTGTGCTGACCTGTGTAATGCTCTTCATTTTCGCCAAGCGCCAGATAATGCGTTTCACTCTGCGTAGTCGTCGAGGTCCACATGTGGCCGTGGGAACCGATGCTAAAAAGGGACTGCGTCGCGAGATTGAGCGCCGTTTGGATTGCATACAGAAAATAGCACAGGAACCAAAGCTGCTGTGGACAGATACGGACAAGTACATTGTGCAGCCGGAGCAAGAATCCAACCTGCCACCATACTATTATCGCATGAAGGCAGTGGACGATGTCAAATTGCTGGAGTCTGAGATTGCGCGTGCCGACGGAAGCAGCCGTCATGCCCACGAGAGTCTACGTGCATTTCTGTTGACAACGCTGTCTGTCACATTGAATGGCACTGGGCAGCGAATAATACATCAGTTCTGCGACACTTATGAGCATGCCAGACACGATCCCAATGAGTTTGGTAAGGATGAATATGAGGCATATCATCATTTGCTACTGAAGTTGATGGAAGC TGCCAAACAGTTGAAGAATTATAATTCAAGAAAGGCGTCACCTGCTCGAACACCACGTAAACAGAAAATGCACTCTCTACTGGATCCAGCTCGTTTGCGTCCACCGCCTGCAGTGGAACCACCAAGCAACGAGTTGGCAGCCGGTCAACATGCCAAAGTCAATATGACGCTGGGGCTGCAGGGCGATGAATTGGTGGCTGCAGAGTTGGCCACCAATCCATTGCATTTGCAAGCTCCTGCCGAACGAGATCTCATCATTCGTAATCGCATAAAGACGCCAACGCTGGATGACATTGATGTGGATGGCACCGATCAACAGCAGGGGAGCGATACGGCTGCCAGCAATACTGACAATGAAATAATGAGCATTTCGTCTGTTCAGTTTCAACGTAACTCCAGTGTAGTTTAA
- the LOC132790905 gene encoding LOW QUALITY PROTEIN: GPI mannosyltransferase 2 (The sequence of the model RefSeq protein was modified relative to this genomic sequence to represent the inferred CDS: deleted 2 bases in 2 codons), translated as MTLKVTKLALSSRLIVLAVQLVSNWVVPDHKPDVFRMPLPPEGYTKRSSAWLDKLIVGCLNGLRHWDGEYFLHIANNLYTYENTLAFYPLYPTMVRYIAMACQSLYVPLSMQSLTLVVGVALNVWLFCEAANLLYQLTQRMFNDLNKSWNAALIFCFNPASIFFSAVYSESCFAYTSFFLMLECVKPHQKFNYIRIGVSLSACIMCRSNGLIALGFPLYFFLRHVLLTANAKRCRQVFKMTLAVIVPLIILHAYYFYIYRLYCIPSVKVNIPQHVQEYASERNYLLAGRGPEGSPWCQYTLPFPYNYVQSNYWDVGFLRYYQWSQLPNFILALPMLLFMNWHCCDYLWSFATRKWAPTVSWRDVLKVQKTLPFVLHGAFLTLVCALFVHIQVSTRLLASATPIFYWFAADHMPRSLDQLKFRTKAGALFFWCTVYCACGTVLFSNNYPWT; from the exons ATGACGCTGAAAGTAACAAAGTTGGCACTTTCAAGTCGCCTAATTGTCTTGGCTGTGCAACTGGTGTCCAACTGGGTGGTGCCCGATCATAAGCCGGATGTTTTTCGTATGCCTCTGCCACCAGAAGGCTATACAAAAAGGTCCTCTGCC TGGCTGGACAAGCTGATTGTGGGCTGCTTGAATGGACTACGCCACTGGGATGGAGAATAC TTTTTGCATATTGCCAACAATTTATACACTTACGAGAATACGCTGGCCTTCTATCCACTGTATCCAACCATGGTGCGCTACATTGCAATGGCTTGCCAGAGTTTATATGTGCCATTGTCGATGCAATCGCTAACGCTGGTCGTAGGCGTGGCATTAAATGTGTGGCTCTTCTGTGAGGCGGCTAACCTGCTGTATCAGCTGACACAACGAATGTTCAATGACTTGAACAAGAGCTGGAATGCAGCGTTAATATTTTGCTTCAATCCGGCAAGTATTTTCTTCAGTGCCGTCTACTCAGAGTCATGCTTTGCGTACACCAGCTTTTTCCTGATGCTCGAGTGTGTGAAGCCACATCAGAAGTTCAACTATATTCGTATCGGCGTCAGTCTATCGGCTTGTATTATGTGTCGCTCCAACGGCCTGATTGCCTTAGGATTCCCACTCTACTTCTTCCTTCGCCACGTGCTGCTGACAGCAAACGCGAAGCGGTGTCGTCAAGTTTTCAAAATGACATTGGCTGTGATTGTGCCGCTTATCATCCTGCACGCTTACTATTTCTACATCTATCGGCTATATTGCATACCCAGCGTTAAAGTTAATATTCCTCAACATGTCCAGGAATACGCCAGCGAACGTAATTACCTGCTCGCGGGTCGAGGACCCGAAGGATCGCCATGGTGCCAATACACCTTACCTTTCCCCTACAACTATGTGCAATCAAACTATTGGGATGTTGGCTTCTTGCGCTACTACCAGTGGAGTCAGCTGCCTAATTTCATTTTGGCGCTGCCCATGCTACTCTTCATGAACTGGCATTGTTGTGATTATTTGTGGTCATTTGCCACCAGGAAGTGGGCACCTACCGTAAGCTGGCGGGATGTGCTGAAAGTTCAAAAGACGCTACCATTTGTGCTTCACGGCGCATTTTTAACGTTGGTGTGTGCCCTGTTCGTTCACATTCAGGTGTCGACGCGCTTACTGGCATCAGCAACGCCCATTTTCTATTGGTTTGCTGCAGATCATATGCCGCGATCACTGGATCAGCTGAAGTTTCGCACAAAAGCTGGTGCTCTCTTCTTTTGGTGTACCGTATACTGTGCATGTGGTACTGTCCTTTTCAGCAATAATTATCCCTGGACTTGA
- the LOC132790909 gene encoding uncharacterized protein LOC132790909 — translation MSARNRLTLSNLVDTARCNRMATPLSSHKTGARQRANGGDGDGGNVILKASSTAACRIPASGRQEKSNIASTLRAASIRNKASGEKVVSPRKGKASVNGDKKFSDRLATIGASKQSDRMWPTRKTAVGAAIVIKDKLEEVQNNGRIDDEPATIIMLDTGIQTDEAEIMNRDLLVGDIKLLMPSTQITRKIDKTRRESPNKCKRESKRKFDSHERDEEQHLDELKEYMERTCITKRAPKKPSSILPHFESAQYCNVFKSMDEFFTREIPKTESITNIQDRIKRKEEELMSMFDGVDVQKAEAESESEAE, via the coding sequence ATGAGCGCACGAAATAGATTGACTTTATCAAATTTGGTAGATACTGCACGTTGTAACAGAATGGCGACGCCGCTATCATCACACAAAACCGGAGCTAGGCAACGAGCAAACGGAGGCGATGGCGATGGAGGCAACGTCATCTTAAAGGCATCGTCTACAGCTGCTTGTCGGATACCTGCATCTGGGCGTCAGGAGAAGTCTAATATTGCATCAACGCTACGTGCTGCTAGCATTCGTAATAAGGCATCTGGTGAAAAAGTAGTCAGTCCCCGTAAAGGAAAAGCTTCAGTAAATGGCGATAAAAAGTTCTCCGATAGACTAGCTACGATCGGTGCTTCAAAACAATCAGATCGCATGTGGCCAACTCGAAAGACTGCTGTAGGCGCTGCCATAGTAATAAAAGATAAATTAGAAGAAGTCCAAAATAATGGTAGAATAGACGATGAGCCAGCCACTATCATCATGCTTGACACTGGAATTCAAACTGATGAGGCGGAAATAATGAATCGTGACCTACTCGTCGGGGATATTAAGCTCTTGATGCCCTCGACACAAATTACCAGAAAAATTGACAAGACGCGCCGCGAAAGTCCAAATAAATGTAAGCGCGAATCAAAGCGTAAATTTGATTCCCATGAGCGCGATGAGGAACAGCATTTGGACGAACTGAAGGAGTATATGGAACGCACATGTATAACAAAACGTGCTCCCAAGAAGCCATCCTCGATTTTACCTCACTTTGAGTCAGCGCAATACTGTAATGTATTCAAATCTATGGATGAATTTTTTACTCGTGAAATTCCTAAAACTGAGTCCATAACAAATATACAGGATCGAATTAAACGGAAGGAGGAAGAACTTATGAGCATGTTTGATGGTGTGGATGTGCAGAAAGCGGAAGCTGAGTCGGAATCTGAAGCcgaataa